From Streptomyces leeuwenhoekii:
TCGCCTTCCGCCGGAGTCCACTGCCACGGGTACAGCCCGGTGAACTCCTCCAGACGCTGCACCACACGCAGACGCGGATCGATCGTCTTGGCCTTCAGGAAGCGTGCCGCCTGCTGTCGAGCCCAACCGTCTTTCATCGCCTCGAACACCGCTGCTGCCGGGTCGAGGTGCACCACATTCCGGGACAGCACAAGCCGTGCTGACCCCGGGGCCTCGGTAGTCACGAAACCGTTGTAACGGATGCAACATTGTTGCGGCGACCTCTTCCCTCCCAGGTCACCGCCAAGAGTGAACTCTCGCCGAAGTCCGCCTCACCGCGCTCGGCCAGCAGTATCAAGAGTTCGAGCAGCTCGCGCAGTGTTGCATCCGGTGCAATTCATCCCGTTTGGGCCGTTGCGATACGCAGGGAGCCCGACCTCGTACCGCCAGCCGTCGGGCGTCTGGCGCCGGGACCACAGGCGGGCGACGACCTCCTGGTCCCCGGGCAGCAGCACCCGGATGGGCACCGGCAGCGGCTCGGGGGCGGAGGACGTCGGCATGTCCCCCATCGTACGGACGAGCGCCGGGACGCCGACGATCGGCACGGCCTGCACGGGCACCGGCCTCTGTCCACAGGCGCCCCATGGCCGACTGGTCGCATGAACGATCACGAGCAGCAGCCGGCGCCGCGCCGGGGCAAGGTCCTGGAGGCCCTCGCGCGGGCGGAGCGGAAGGTGTTCACCCGGCCCGCACCGAAATCCGCAAAGGCTCAGGTGAATTTCCTCCTCACGCGGGTGAAGGGGGCGACGCAGGCCCTGGCGGAGCGCCTGGGCGTCTCGCGCCGCACGGTGGAGCGCTACCGTGCCGGGGAAGCTGACGACCCCGCAGAAGCGCCTCCAAGCCGCCTTGGTGGAGGAGACGGAATCCGAGTGGCAACCGCAGGTCAGAGCGCGGGTGCGCGAACAGGCAGCCACCTCCAACGGCATGATGGTGGACGTGACGGCCTACTTCGGGTTCACCGGCAAAGGCAGTTCGGATGACGGCCGCGAGCGCCAGATCACCACGGCGATCTCGCCCACCTACGCGAAGCAGATCCTCGAACTCCAGGAGGCCGGTGCGACGGAGGAGGAGCTGCATCCGATCGTCGCTGAGGCCATCACCGAGTCGTATTTCACGGAATGGGGCACCCGCGCCGCTGGCCTGCGCGCGGATTTCACACACGTCCAGTCCATAGAATTCCGGTTCTGACCCGGCCGAATTCAAGAACTGCTAGAAACATGTCCGTGAGCCAATGCACGATAGTTGTCACCAAGGCAGACGTGCTGTCACCAGGGCCAGGGGGCGGCGAGTGCTGAGCAGAGTTCTGGACCACGGTGCAGTCTCAGCTGTCCACCCCGGCTTCCCACTTGCGCCGGCGCAGCATGTGGTCGCTGAAGAGGTGTCGGCTCCGGTCGAGCAGTTCGCCCACCTCCGCGTCGCCGCGCCGCCCGTCCGGCGACGGATGCCAGCGCTGCACTGATTGCGCGGCCCAGGTGCGCAGCTTCATATCCGGGTCCCCGAGCAGACCGACCGCCGCCCGTAGCGCCACGATGCCGCCGCGGGCGTCGAGCAGCCGGAACGCGCCGACGCGGACGTGCCGCGGCCGCTCGGAGCTGGTGCGCTCCAGTAGCCAGTCGGCGGGCAGTTCCTTGGCCGAGGGCAGCAGGGCGGTGGCGGTCTCGCGGACGACCCCGGCGGCAGGGTCGTCGAGGAGCGGCTGCAACTGCTTCGCATCCGCGCAGTCCAGCGCCCGCAACCCTGCCACCGCTCGCGCCCGCACCCCGGCTGCCGGGTGCACGAGCAGCGGCCGCAGCAGCCCGGCGTCCGCGCGGTTCCCGCACTCGGCCAGCCCGATGACCGAACCGGGCGGCAACT
This genomic window contains:
- the tpg gene encoding telomere-protecting terminal protein Tpg, whose protein sequence is MPGKLTTPQKRLQAALVEETESEWQPQVRARVREQAATSNGMMVDVTAYFGFTGKGSSDDGRERQITTAISPTYAKQILELQEAGATEEELHPIVAEAITESYFTEWGTRAAGLRADFTHVQSIEFRF